The Xiphophorus hellerii strain 12219 chromosome 7, Xiphophorus_hellerii-4.1, whole genome shotgun sequence nucleotide sequence ttttttgaTCTTTCCGTTATGTTCTGTTATTCTCTTATCAAACACAAACCTGAagagttgctttgattctttaatgtatgtttgagaaattttttaatctccatggcaaccattcaactaGGCAAAACGCCTggatggacctagccccgcctacGAGGctcagctcctcccccactcagctccttcagactagccagcagcaattagcaaacggCTGGTGGAGACGCAGAAAGCAGAATTGGTTTTAAGTCGTGTTTGATATGAACAGTAATTTATAGCAACTCATTTTAACATTGTTAGTTGATTTTGCTTTGAAACGGCAActtgtgcctggaaaacatcaaactgcccctttaaagagCCACGTCAGTCTAATGACGTCATTCAGTGAGAAACcagtaagaaataaaagtcGTTTTCGGCCCAGAACAGCAGAACTTCACACCGACAAGTTTGGGTTTGTCTCCACATGTTCTGGTGCCGTTCAGACGTTCTGGACTCCCTGGATCTGACCATGGATGAGAACAAGGAGAACCAGACCCCGGAGGGCCCGCAGCAGCTGGGCGAGCTGGACTGGGTCCAGCAGTACAACCTGGACCAGGAGCGGGAGgagcaggagctgcagcaggcGCTGGCCCAGAGCCTGCAGGAACACGTaagaccagaaccagctggaccccagcaacacaaaataaagcaaaacttttCCTTTGTGCCGctgtcaataaataaatattaataaatatgaacaaagaCGGAGGTACAGAGGTATTTTAAAGCAGAAGCagcacaaactaaaaaaattgcTGCAAAACAGCCTAGTTGATTGACGCTAGTTTTGTTAGACTTGAAGAATGTGGGGGGGTCAGCTTCACTCAGGTGACCCTCCAGGtgccggttctgacccgttctGAACCCGGCCGTTCTCCTGCAGGAAGCCCAGGAGATGAGGGAAGACGACGACCTGAAGAGAGCCACTGAGCTCAGCCTCCAAGGTAGGCAGAGCTTCTCCCCGCCTGTCTGCGCTGCGCTCAGAGGGAACTGGAGCGTTTCTGTCGCCCCCAGAGTTCAACAACTCGCTGCCGGAGCTGCTGTGTTCGGACGACGACTCCGGGAACGAGGACGTCCTGGACATGGAGTACACCGAGGCCGAGGCCGAGACCCTGAAGAGGAACGCCGAGGTAACGGGCGTCCGGCCGTCCCCGGAAATCTGCCTGAAATCTGAAATACTGAGTGTTTGGTCTCTGATCCGCAGGCCGGAGACCTGGCCAACTCCTACAGACTCATCAGCGTCGTCAGCCACATCGGGAGCAGCTCTTCCTCTGGtgcgctcctcttcctcctcctccctgttCTCACCGCTGTTCCTCTATTAAAGCCGGGTTCTGTTCTCATCCCAGGACATTACATCAGCGACGTCTACGACATGAAGAAACAGTCGTGGCTGACCTACAACGACCTTGACGTGTCGCGCACGCAGGAGGCGGCCGTCCAGCGGGACCGCGACCGCAGCGGATACATCTTCTTCTACATGCACAAGTGGGTCATTCAGTCCGTCGCCCCTCAGGTCTGTCGGGTCGGTGAAGAGCGAGTGAGTGGGAGACCGTTTTTAAGAAGCTGTAATCCGCTTATCGTATTAAaaagaatctttttttatttttgggatgTGATGATgagaaagtttgttttaattagacAGGATTTATTTCCAGCCCCTGGCAGTTAAATGCTTCCAGATTAAAGGGTAGTTTCCTAAAATCAACTCTCTTTTTAGCCTTAGAAGTTTATTCCCTCATATAAAACATACATGGAGTTGCCTTGACACTTTCATgcatttgagaaatcctttcatctccatggcaaccattcaactgtgcaaaacgcctgagtggacctagccccgccctCAAGACGCAGCTCCGCCTCAGAGAGACTGAGGCCTGATTTCAGGcctaaattattaaataacttttatgtcaagtcatatttgatatttaaagcATTGTTATAACATCTGAAGGTCACAGTGATGGTGTAAAATAtcactatgtggctggaaacaCGCCGTCCCTTTAAGGAAATACAGTCTTCACAAAAAGTTTAGTTATCTTTAAATTCACTAAACTTCACTACTCAAACTGTGAGAAGTTCAGAACGGTTTATTTGAAGGCAACGGGTCGAGAAACTGAAAACGGTCCAAAACCTTCAGAACCCTGGAGAActgctggaccagaaccgggaGGCTCAGTCACTGACCCAAAACCTCCAGCTGTTCCTCAGCTGCGTGTCAGCCGGGCTGATCAGAGgccgtccgtctgtctgtctgtgtttcagGGATGTTTTCGAGCAGCTGTCAGAGATGGAGCGGTCCGGATCCAGCGGCGCCTCTGAAGCAGGAAGGAACGTCCTGCAGCCGCTCTGAGCTCTGCAGgtcctgctgcttcctgctAGGTGGCGCTGTCCTCCTCCGTTGGTTCCTCTACTCAGACGGGGAAGCGTTACGACTCGAACGTTCAGCGGATTGAACTTTGCCTCCATGTCTGaggccattttgtttttttcttctgttttttgttgttttttttgtccggGTTTCAGCAGacgctgctggttctggttctatgTTTGCAGATCCTTTAGTTCTCtactaaataaagaaattctATGTTGGAGTAAATCTGTGGCAGAGCTAGAGGCTTGCTGTGTTTAGCGGGTCCGTTTGGTGCAATACGTAGGTTCTGGCTCGGTTCTGGTCGGATGCTTTCCGTTgcttttgtgctgctttgtgttcgGTTCTGTCTGTTAGTTACTGAGCTTCTGAGTTGGACTCGGCATTATTGGGTTTTGAACTTGTGCCTCCTAAGAACTTTTCTAAATGTGtttatgagttttattttgacagctttgtttggttctggatgtTTGGACCTTTGTTTGTATAAAGCTAGCAGATGGTTCTGGTGTTTGCAGCGTAGCGGCCCAGAAGAAACTGTTCCCGTTTCTTCAGTATTTATCGACCCGATCTAGAGGAGAATCCTTGCTTATAGTTTTTAATCCACTGTAAAATGAAACGGTCATAATTTACCCGATcagatgattttttaaaatattgtcagTTTGGGCAGAGATGAAGTCCAGTCGGACTTCCTGCCGTCTGAGTGAAACCCTGCGGCGTCGAGAGGCTGAGATGTATTTATGCAGTGAGAGTGAGAAGCTTTTTCTACCCTTCAGACTCGACTGATTCTTCCTGAAAgcagattttaataaaattatagtcaaaacacaaactggattagttcttttttaaataactttcagtttttgttctgctgtaaATGTCCTTCCAGCagtttttacataaaaccaTCAAACTTCAGCAGTGGTTGAATTGGTGCAAAACATTTAGCGCGGCGCCGATCCGAGGCGCCGATCCGCGGCCGTCACGTTTCTGGGCTGAACGCCTTCATGAGCGGCTCAAGATGGCGGCCGGTCAGTCTGTTGTATTCGCTCAGGATGTATCGCTCCCTCTGCAGCATCTGCAACAAAAGATCATCATTAATAACCTTCAGCTGATCGGTGCATTTACCCGTAAAATGttggttaaaacaaacattttggacatgaaaacaatttaaaaatcatatttaggAGAATATTCCTAATTATTTCTCCTTCCTTAAAGAAGATCCAGGAATGAACAGATTCTCATCTGGAATATTTCTGTCACGGATCACAGGAAGCAACACGTTCcttaaacatttctctgttttagTTTCAACCTGTTATGGGTAACCATGGTAACTAGGTATCGTTTTTATCACTCAGAGCAGTTCATTACCATTTCAAGCAacagctgaactttgaccctaaatcccagaggagttgaaaaggatGCAGAGAGTTCAGCAGAGTTCACATCTCCTACTCCAGCATCTCTGGAACCAGAGCTGGTCTCATCCAGCGAGCTGTTGGCACCAggcttcagtcagaggcctcttcacatttgttgcaagactgactgctactggagatccttcctgctcaCTGCGTCATCATTCACAGCGACTTTGTGAAGATAATATTTTAACTTCTCTTtggaataaagtatttttgaattgaataaaaatgatatgGATCAAAGTTTGAATGTAATTCTGAGCTGAACAGAACCATCTGTTCTGATCTTTACTTCTGATCTGGAGTGATTATAGCGATCAATAAGGCTGGAAACAACAAAATGGCCGCCGGCTGGTGAAGCCTGATGTTGCGGTTAAAGCTGCTGCCTCACCTCGGCCCATTCCTCCTCCGTCTCGTGTCGGTAGCCCAGCAGGTGGCAGATACCGTGTGCAGTGACGGCCTGCGGATCAGCAGAGTATTAGTGTCTTATAGATAAAAGAAAACTGGCCGAGTACATTTCTacattaatttcacataattacaagaatgtaaatgtgcaagaaaaaactattttctcagCTTAAAAGCTTGAATGTAGAATTATTTATGACATTATAACGTCAGAAATTAggaaataaactttcaatttactaaaatataaatttgtgcATTTGTGAAGAGAAATGCCAAAAGTCCTCTAACATCTGGATATTTTCCAGTGTAGTTGGTAGATCTGGGCTCTTTTCCTGCGCTGAGCGAAATCTTCCAGCTCTGGACTCACCTTGGATCCAGAAAACACCTGAGGCTGTGaggaggaagctgctgaagtcTCAACCTGAGAAATGTTCTGATCCGGGAGAAAACCCGGATTTACCGCTTCCAGTTTGGAAAATATCCAGACGCTGGTCTCATAAATTTACCACCTCAGTCTTAAAGCCTTCTATCGTTTGCCacaaatgtctgattttatAATCTCCATAAATTTTTGTCAGaaaattccagttttttttcttgtaaatatggGAAATTAGTTTCTAATTTTCTCAGCTTATTGGTGTAAATTTGCtcttagattattttttcagctgaacATATGAATCTATAGAAAACACTGATAACTCACAGTAAGAGCACCATGAAGGTCTAGTGATTCTTTTTGGCACTGATTCATCACGAACTCGACCCCCAGGAAGATGTCTCCCAGGTTCAGCTCATCTCTGTGCAGCGGGCACGGCAGCTTACCGGGCCTCAGGTCCTGGAAGGACACAGATGGAAATAACTTCACCTGAACGCTACGGAAAACCTTTACCTGGCACCTGAGTTGGTTCGTCCtttcataattttgactttcaaagtcataattgaCAGAAAATGTCACATAATTTCTCTAAGGAGTATTGCTCTAGTATCACACAATCGTAACTTTAAAAAAGTCTTTACAGCTAGAAATTATAACTTCTAGTAAGGCTCTTATAGTTTTATATCAAGGCAGACATGGGCTTCCATATGATCCAGATatagaaatcagatttttgtctgttttcccaCAGTGTGTTTCAATTCAGTATCATATTCTGTGAGCTCACAcccaaaaaaatctaaagtggcaccaaaaatacacaaatttttatgtatttgagtCTTCAAGGGTTTTACTTTAGTGTTTTCATATTAGAGTAGGGCTGTGTGCCCCCGGGCCCCTCCTTTGGGAGCGCCACTGATTTCaggtgttatttttttctttcaacttcgTTAATTTAAGCTTCCATATCTCGAATAAAACACCGCACACATAAACTTTGCTTTCTGTGGTCGCTAGAAGGTTCTGCCACTCTTGGTTCAACAAAGTTTGAGTTTTAAACGCAGCGAcagtttttaaggttttaacgGCCGTTGCTCCTTCATCCCTTTTCCCAGAAAAATGCGGGAATCACCATAGCAACCGAAGACTCCGGGTTGTAAGTCTCACACAGGAAGTTGGcttaaaatttcattaaaaaaaaatcaaaagtaaaaatatggtTCTGTCATATATTATTGTTaatatcattttaaagttaattcCAGATTAGATGGACTTTGTTTGACAGTAACTCCATCGGTAATGTTACTGCTGTCATATTCATAACTAACGGAATCGGTTACCTCATAAAAAGGGAAGGACAGGACGTCTGTCGGCGCGTTTTTCTTCCTGTAAAGATTGTTGATCTGCTGAATCCTGCGGTTGTCCACGCAGATGATGCCCAGGTCGAACTTCTGGATGCCCAGGATGTGTCTCAGCGTGTCCACGTCCCTGCGCAGCCTGGCGCGGCGGAGAGGAACCACCTTCTGCAGGTTCCGCAGGACTACTCCCATTTTAAACCCAGTAGGAGATGGACGCGGAGCCTCACGGCATGGACGAACCCGAACCGAGCCTTTAGCTTCTGATAGGAACTAACACTGAGCCTCTCAGTCCAGGAGAACAGCCTCATTCAGATTCAGTCATTCAGAACACAATTCAAGGTGACACCGTGACGCCGGTgctgaagttggcttctgaCTTACAACTTCCGGTTTGACACTTGATTAAAGGGCTAGTTCAACATTTCCCCCAATTCAGAATCTAAATGTTGACAATATTTAGTCTTAAAATGCACTTCATTAAATGTAAcagtatttttagatttaatgttCCTTTGAGCTATACATGCGCCACCTGGTGGTTAATTATCAGTtgaatttgtttgtatttaagTTTCATATGAGTCGTTAGAAGatacatttgtttacatttaagcTCTAAATGAGCTGAGAGACGCGACTCATGATTAACtccacacagagagagagagatgtaaaAACTGAAGATAAATAGAAGAAATACTCCAGAGAAACGATAGAGGAGAAGAGAGTGAGACCAATAAGGATTATTTAGCCTCTATTTAGCACAAAGTCTGTCTAGTTTATAAGA carries:
- the ybey gene encoding endoribonuclease YbeY, producing the protein MGVVLRNLQKVVPLRRARLRRDVDTLRHILGIQKFDLGIICVDNRRIQQINNLYRKKNAPTDVLSFPFYEDLRPGKLPCPLHRDELNLGDIFLGVEFVMNQCQKESLDLHGALTAVTAHGICHLLGYRHETEEEWAEMLQRERYILSEYNRLTGRHLEPLMKAFSPET